A region of Rattus rattus isolate New Zealand chromosome 7, Rrattus_CSIRO_v1, whole genome shotgun sequence DNA encodes the following proteins:
- the Mycn gene encoding N-myc proto-oncogene protein has product MPSCTASTMPGMICKNPDLEFDSLQPCFYPDEDDFYFGGPDSTPPGEDIWKKFELLPTPPLSPSRAFPEHSPEPSNWATEMLLPEADLWGNPAEEDAFGLGGLGGLTPNPVILQDCMWSGFSAREKLERAVNEKLQHGHGPPGASSSCPAPGVGASSSGGRALGGSASAGRTGATLPTDLSHPAAECVDPAVVFPFPVNKRESASVPAAPTSAPATSAVVTSVSVPAVAPVAAPARAGGRPANSGEHKALSTSGEDTLSDSDDEDDEEEDEEEEIDVVTVEKRRSSSNNKAVTTFTITVRPKTSALGLGRAQPGELILKRCVPIHQQHNYAAPSPYVESEDAPPQKKIKSEASPRPLKSVVPPKAKSLSPRNSDSEDSERRRNHNILERQRRNDLRSSFLTLRDHVPELVKNEKAAKVVILKKATEYVHALQANEHQLLLEKEKLQARQQQLLKKIEHARTC; this is encoded by the exons ATGCCCAGCTGCACCGCGTCCACCATGCCGGGGATGATCTGCAAGAACCCAGACCTCGAGTTTGACTCCCTGCAGCCCTGCTTCTACCCGGACGAAGATGACTTCTACTTCGGCGGTCCCGACTCGACCCCACCAGGGGAGGACATCTGGAAGAAGTTTGAGCTGCTGCCCACGCCCCCGTTGTCGCCCAGCCGCGCCTTCCCAGAGCACAGCCCGGAGCCCTCGAATTGGGCCACGGAGATGCTGCTGCCGGAGGCCGACCTGTGGGGCAACCCGGCCGAGGAGGATGCGTTTGGTCTGGGGGGACTGGGTGGCCTCACTCCTAATCCGGTCATCCTTCAGGATTGCATGTGGAGCGGCTTCTCTGCCCGCGAGAAGCTGGAGCGCGCAGTGAACGAGAAGCTGCAGCACGGCCACGGGCCCCCGGGAGCCAGCTCATCCTGTCCGGCTCCTGGAGTGGGTGCCAGTAGCTCCGGGGGCCGTGCCCTTGGTGGGTCGGCGAGTGCTGGTCGCACCGGGGCCACCCTGCCTACCGACCTTTCCCACCCGGCTGCGGAGTGTGTGGATCCCGCCGTGGTCTTCCCCTTCCCGGTGAACAAGCGAGAGTCGGCTTCGGTGCCCGCTGCCCCGACCAGTGCCCCGGCCACCAGCGCTGTGGTCACTAGTGTGTCTGTCCCGGCTGTAGCCCCGGTGGCTGCTCCTGCTCGTGCAGGCGGTCGTCCTGCCAACAGTGGCGAGCACAAGGCCCTCAGCACCTCTGGAGAGGATACCTTGAGCGACTCAG ATGATGAAGAcgatgaggaggaagatgaagaggaggagatcGATGTGGTCACGGTAGAGAAGAGACGTTCCTCCTCTAACAACAAGGCAGTCACCACTTTCACCATCACTGTACGCCCCAAGACCTCGGCTCTGGGCCTGGGGCGAGCACAACCTGGCGAGCTGATCCTCAAGCGCTGTGTCCCCATCCATCAGCAACACAACTATGCCGCACCCTCACCCTATGTGGAGAGCGAGGATGCGCCACCACAGAAGAAGATCAAGAGCGAGGCTTCTCCACGCCCCCTCAAAAGTGTCGTTCCACCAAAGGCTAAGAGCTTGAGCCCCCGAAACTCAGACTCGGAGGACAGCGAGCGCCGCCGAAACCACAACATCCTGGAGCGCCAGCGCCGCAACGACCTGCGCTCCAGCTTCCTGACGCTCAGGGACCACGTGCCCGAGCTGGTGAAGAACGAGAAGGCCGCCAAGGTGGTCATCTTAAAAAAGGCCACCGAGTACGTCCACGCCCTACAGGCCAACGAGCACCAGCTcctgctggagaaggagaaactgCAGGCGAGGCAGCAGCAGTTGCTAAAGAAGATCGAACACGCTCGGACTTGCTAA